Proteins encoded within one genomic window of Pseudorasbora parva isolate DD20220531a chromosome 3, ASM2467924v1, whole genome shotgun sequence:
- the si:dkey-251i10.3 gene encoding U3 small nucleolar RNA-associated protein 14 homolog A isoform X2, whose translation MAKSSSLQKTALSKAVGVTSAMAEEGEELPIDEQAISASEDEEGSDDERKHNKLLEAISSMGGRKRKKQNERSEASVQVSEFFVNAEGTGDKVNLSDLLGTAEKTPGTSNKTKKQLRNLQNSKETLELPLNKQETEKIQRGIAYEKTASEVSCWKNIILQNRKAEQMVFPLHQEPLGPKRVEQVVAGWKIQTPLEQEIFRLLHNNSQPVVDPILTPVEEASLKAMSLEEAKVRRAELQKARALQSYYEAKANREKKIKSKKYRKFKKKGRVKDFLKQFEEMAKTDPQSALEELKKIELSRMEERMSLKHQNRGKWAKSKAIMAKYDDSARKAMQEQLQMNKDLTQKIVVLSDDEHDSKDEELNTVPDFVNDPEPIIDPVNPWMKGQLTREEPEVICVTPEDAETAAEENEEEVLIGEFERKRKRRQAEEKGSTPIEEKEHTREVVGEDVVEISDNEENDDKKEEEGEKDDDEEEEDVSQFNSLFKLMRSEKTQEGQEDGEGLLDEGPIRVRNIEDLEVLGEVLEPHPNVAQSLPQTASVEATTAPTNKKNREIKLNEVLTKEAKVINVPFSPTVVEEEHDEQISIIKEAFAGDDVISDFIKDKRKQEAAGRPKVVDLTLPGWGEWGGVGLKPSRWKRKRFRVRMAPPPPRQDQKLPDVIISEKRNASLAPHQVSQLPFPYQNPAQFESCIRTPIGQTWNTQSVVKKMTTPKVVTTMGAIIEPMVKEDFIKNKTTTPAAKAPAIMFGGDKGARRSTKRPSEKNQGRSQKRKK comes from the exons ATGGCCAAATCAAGCTCTCTTCAGAAAACAGCATTAAG TAAAGCTGTGGGAGTGACTTCCGCTATGGCTGAAGAAGGAGAGGAGCTTCCCATTGATGAGCAAGCCATCAGTGCCAGTGAAGATGAG GAGGGCAGTGATGATGAGAGAAAACACAACAAGCTACTGGAAGCCATCAGCTCTATGGGTGGAAGAAAGAG GAAAAAGCAGAATGAGCGTTCTGAAGCCAGTGTGCAGGTCTCAGAGTTCTTTGTCAATGCAGAGG GTACTGGAGATAAAGTCAACCTTTCTGACCTCTTGGGAACCGCGGAGAAGACCCCAGGAACCTCCAACAAGACCAAGAAACAGCTGAGGAACCTACAAAACAGTAAAGAGACTTTGGAGCTGCCTCTCAACAAACAGGAAACCGAGAAG ATTCAGAGAGGCATAGCGTATGAGAAGACTGCCAGCGAGGTGTCCTGCTGGAAGAACATCATACTGCAGAACCGGAAGGCTGAACAAATGGTGTTTCCTCTGCACCAGGAGCCCTTAGGACCTAAACGGGTGGAGCAGGTCGTTGCTGGGTGGAAG ATTCAAACTCCTCTTGAACAGGAGATTTTCAGACTCTTGCACAACAACAGCCAGCCAGTCGTTGACCCTATTCTGACTCCTGTCGAAGAGGCATCGCTTAAAGCCATGAGCTTGGAGGAG GCGAAGGTTCGTCGTGCTGAGCTTCAAAAAGCAAGAGCGCTCCAGTCATACTATGAGGCAAAAGCCAATAGAGAAAAGAAAATCAAGAGTAAAAA GTATCGCAAGTTTAAGAAGAAAGGCAGAGTTAAGGATTTTCTGAAGCAGTTTGAAGAAATGGCTAAGACAGACCCCCAGAGTGCCTTGGAAGAGCTAAAAAAGATTGAACTCTCAAGGATGGAG GAGAGGATGTCTCTCAAACATCAGAACAGGGGCAAGTGGGCCAAATCAAAGGCCATCATGGCTAAATATGATGATTCG GCACGTAAAGCAATGCAGGAGCAGTTGCAGATGAATAAGGATCTTACACAGAAGATAGTGGTGCTTTCTGATGATGAACATGATAGTAAAGATGAAGAATTGAATACCGTTCCTGATTTTGTAAACGATCCTGAGCCGATTATTGATCCGGTCAATCCCTGGATGAAAGGTCAACTTACTCGTGAAGAGCCTGAGGTCATCTGCGTCACACCTGAGGATGCTGAAACCGCAGCAGAGGAAAACGAGGAAGAGGTGCTTATTGGAGAATTTGAGAGGAAGAGGAAGCGGAGGCAAGCTGAGGAAAAGGGCTCGACTCCTATAGAAGAAAAGG AGCACACAAGAGAGGTGGTTGGCGAAGATGTGGTGGAGATTTCCGACAATGAGGAGAATGATGATAAAAAAGAAGAGGAGGGGGAGaaggatgatgatgaagaggaggaggatgTTTCTCAGTTTAACAGCCTTTTCAAGCTTATGAGGAGCGAGAAGACACAGGAAGGGCAAGAAGATGGAGAGGGACTTTTAGATGAAGGGCCGATTAGAGTCAGGAATATAGAAGATTTGGAGGTTTTGGGGGAGGTTCTCGAGCCCCATCCCAATGTGGCTCAATCTCTGCCTCAAACAGCTTCTGTAGAGGCAACTACAGCGCCAACTAATAAAAAGAACAGGGAAATCAAACTCAATGAAGTACTCACCAAAGAAGCCAAAGTCATCAACGTTCCCTTTTCGCCAACAGTTGTTGAAGAA GAGCATGATGAACAGATTTCTATCATCAAGGAGGCTTTTGCTGGGGATGATGTCATTTCTGATTTCATAAAAGacaaaaggaaacaggaagctGCAGGGAGGCCCAAAGTGGTGGACCTGACCCTGCCAGGCTGGGGCGAGTGGGGAGGTGTTGGTCTCAAACCCTCTCGCTGGAAACGCAAAAG ATTTAGGGTGAGAATGGCCCCACCGCCTCCAAGACAGGATCAGAAACTGCCTGATGTCATCATATCAGAGAAGAGAAATGCATCACTCGCGCCCCATCAG GTTAGTCAGCTACCGTTCCCCTATCAAAACCCGGCGCAGTTTGAATCTTGCATCCGTACTCCTATTGGGCAGACGTGGAACACACAGAGCGTTGTGAAGAAGATGACAACACCTAAAGTGGTCACTACAATGGGTGCGATCATTGAGCCTATGGTCAAAGAGGACTTCATAAAGAACAAGACCACGACGCCAGCGGCTAAAGCACCCGCAATCATGTTCGGAGGAGACAAGGGGGCGCGAAGGAGCACAAAACGGCCATCCGAAAAAAATCAAGGAAGATCACAGAAGAGGAAAAAGTAA
- the si:dkey-251i10.3 gene encoding U3 small nucleolar RNA-associated protein 14 homolog A isoform X1: MAKSSSLQKTALSKAVGVTSAMAEEGEELPIDEQAISASEDEEGSDDERKHNKLLEAISSMGGRKRKKQNERSEASVQVSEFFVNAEGTGDKVNLSDLLGTAEKTPGTSNKTKKQLRNLQNSKETLELPLNKQETEKIQRGIAYEKTASEVSCWKNIILQNRKAEQMVFPLHQEPLGPKRVEQVVAGWKIQTPLEQEIFRLLHNNSQPVVDPILTPVEEASLKAMSLEEAKVRRAELQKARALQSYYEAKANREKKIKSKKYRKFKKKGRVKDFLKQFEEMAKTDPQSALEELKKIELSRMEERMSLKHQNRGKWAKSKAIMAKYDDSARKAMQEQLQMNKDLTQKIVVLSDDEHDSKDEELNTVPDFVNDPEPIIDPVNPWMKGQLTREEPEVICVTPEDAETAAEENEEEVLIGEFERKRKRRQAEEKGSTPIEEKAEHTREVVGEDVVEISDNEENDDKKEEEGEKDDDEEEEDVSQFNSLFKLMRSEKTQEGQEDGEGLLDEGPIRVRNIEDLEVLGEVLEPHPNVAQSLPQTASVEATTAPTNKKNREIKLNEVLTKEAKVINVPFSPTVVEEEHDEQISIIKEAFAGDDVISDFIKDKRKQEAAGRPKVVDLTLPGWGEWGGVGLKPSRWKRKRFRVRMAPPPPRQDQKLPDVIISEKRNASLAPHQVSQLPFPYQNPAQFESCIRTPIGQTWNTQSVVKKMTTPKVVTTMGAIIEPMVKEDFIKNKTTTPAAKAPAIMFGGDKGARRSTKRPSEKNQGRSQKRKK, encoded by the exons ATGGCCAAATCAAGCTCTCTTCAGAAAACAGCATTAAG TAAAGCTGTGGGAGTGACTTCCGCTATGGCTGAAGAAGGAGAGGAGCTTCCCATTGATGAGCAAGCCATCAGTGCCAGTGAAGATGAG GAGGGCAGTGATGATGAGAGAAAACACAACAAGCTACTGGAAGCCATCAGCTCTATGGGTGGAAGAAAGAG GAAAAAGCAGAATGAGCGTTCTGAAGCCAGTGTGCAGGTCTCAGAGTTCTTTGTCAATGCAGAGG GTACTGGAGATAAAGTCAACCTTTCTGACCTCTTGGGAACCGCGGAGAAGACCCCAGGAACCTCCAACAAGACCAAGAAACAGCTGAGGAACCTACAAAACAGTAAAGAGACTTTGGAGCTGCCTCTCAACAAACAGGAAACCGAGAAG ATTCAGAGAGGCATAGCGTATGAGAAGACTGCCAGCGAGGTGTCCTGCTGGAAGAACATCATACTGCAGAACCGGAAGGCTGAACAAATGGTGTTTCCTCTGCACCAGGAGCCCTTAGGACCTAAACGGGTGGAGCAGGTCGTTGCTGGGTGGAAG ATTCAAACTCCTCTTGAACAGGAGATTTTCAGACTCTTGCACAACAACAGCCAGCCAGTCGTTGACCCTATTCTGACTCCTGTCGAAGAGGCATCGCTTAAAGCCATGAGCTTGGAGGAG GCGAAGGTTCGTCGTGCTGAGCTTCAAAAAGCAAGAGCGCTCCAGTCATACTATGAGGCAAAAGCCAATAGAGAAAAGAAAATCAAGAGTAAAAA GTATCGCAAGTTTAAGAAGAAAGGCAGAGTTAAGGATTTTCTGAAGCAGTTTGAAGAAATGGCTAAGACAGACCCCCAGAGTGCCTTGGAAGAGCTAAAAAAGATTGAACTCTCAAGGATGGAG GAGAGGATGTCTCTCAAACATCAGAACAGGGGCAAGTGGGCCAAATCAAAGGCCATCATGGCTAAATATGATGATTCG GCACGTAAAGCAATGCAGGAGCAGTTGCAGATGAATAAGGATCTTACACAGAAGATAGTGGTGCTTTCTGATGATGAACATGATAGTAAAGATGAAGAATTGAATACCGTTCCTGATTTTGTAAACGATCCTGAGCCGATTATTGATCCGGTCAATCCCTGGATGAAAGGTCAACTTACTCGTGAAGAGCCTGAGGTCATCTGCGTCACACCTGAGGATGCTGAAACCGCAGCAGAGGAAAACGAGGAAGAGGTGCTTATTGGAGAATTTGAGAGGAAGAGGAAGCGGAGGCAAGCTGAGGAAAAGGGCTCGACTCCTATAGAAGAAAAGG CAGAGCACACAAGAGAGGTGGTTGGCGAAGATGTGGTGGAGATTTCCGACAATGAGGAGAATGATGATAAAAAAGAAGAGGAGGGGGAGaaggatgatgatgaagaggaggaggatgTTTCTCAGTTTAACAGCCTTTTCAAGCTTATGAGGAGCGAGAAGACACAGGAAGGGCAAGAAGATGGAGAGGGACTTTTAGATGAAGGGCCGATTAGAGTCAGGAATATAGAAGATTTGGAGGTTTTGGGGGAGGTTCTCGAGCCCCATCCCAATGTGGCTCAATCTCTGCCTCAAACAGCTTCTGTAGAGGCAACTACAGCGCCAACTAATAAAAAGAACAGGGAAATCAAACTCAATGAAGTACTCACCAAAGAAGCCAAAGTCATCAACGTTCCCTTTTCGCCAACAGTTGTTGAAGAA GAGCATGATGAACAGATTTCTATCATCAAGGAGGCTTTTGCTGGGGATGATGTCATTTCTGATTTCATAAAAGacaaaaggaaacaggaagctGCAGGGAGGCCCAAAGTGGTGGACCTGACCCTGCCAGGCTGGGGCGAGTGGGGAGGTGTTGGTCTCAAACCCTCTCGCTGGAAACGCAAAAG ATTTAGGGTGAGAATGGCCCCACCGCCTCCAAGACAGGATCAGAAACTGCCTGATGTCATCATATCAGAGAAGAGAAATGCATCACTCGCGCCCCATCAG GTTAGTCAGCTACCGTTCCCCTATCAAAACCCGGCGCAGTTTGAATCTTGCATCCGTACTCCTATTGGGCAGACGTGGAACACACAGAGCGTTGTGAAGAAGATGACAACACCTAAAGTGGTCACTACAATGGGTGCGATCATTGAGCCTATGGTCAAAGAGGACTTCATAAAGAACAAGACCACGACGCCAGCGGCTAAAGCACCCGCAATCATGTTCGGAGGAGACAAGGGGGCGCGAAGGAGCACAAAACGGCCATCCGAAAAAAATCAAGGAAGATCACAGAAGAGGAAAAAGTAA